The following proteins come from a genomic window of Daphnia magna isolate NIES unplaced genomic scaffold, ASM2063170v1.1 Dm_contigs083, whole genome shotgun sequence:
- the LOC123477565 gene encoding uncharacterized protein LOC123477565, with protein sequence MTLEHVISRLPPRMRSSWGVKVYRMTPTRATLNDLAKWIDEMVMGELMTRPSTHRSPTPQKEKKAGSAKPSTKPTPLFGKGPVVFHTSTTPPVKKPQQSPPSESNSSSLKKGVIMKCIYCDNAHSIKTCSTFKALDVATRVEWVKEKRLCFRCLIGTHRGTECPTEIVCKIGNCGQRPHPLLHGAPRVYTANASTTKNAGQPSAKSSDGRAMTIKNRDMAINTSLAIVPVLLQANGVEIETFAFLDPGATVNLIREDVAKQLKCKGNARNVSFGSFHGQDPQFQSTTVSLTVKGRDRSFKLDLKQVSTVPTQYLKLPCPPKELMEIRSRYPHLEDVKLVDVGEPTILIGAGNQWLHLRLDERLPPVGTDAPFGLLTPFGWTCVGDLTLGTQQHDSTVYRSNKPLMTVQKLCYLVQESPTEALLLRQVEELWETESFPIVTPAQPLESTEDKLARQKLDATIQFDGTRYEVGLPWVSDAIALSDNYNSALRRLFSIENKFVHNSNFAERYKAVIDYYVAKGFARPLKESELKGTFGRNWYLPHHGVVSPRKPEKVRVVFDASANFQGVALNEVLLKGPNLINDIGATLLLFREKSVSLSGDIQQIFFQVGVKKEDRSALRFLWRPSGSRKRPTVYEMQRQIFGSVSSPFICSQVLRHIADLHREEFPEAAERVYKNFYVDNLLDSFYTEEKASRAVKDSTALLKKGGFHLNQWLSSSRWVLLRVPDGDRNQPRLNLDLEDLPTERTLGVLYDSGSDSFIFDVKTDVEASAKRRILCAVSTLYDPLGFLSPVILSAKRILQELWLVGVDWDDQVPEVIQHQWNKWTTNLSQLEAFKIPRALTSSSDIQDIQLHAFCDASIVGFGSVWITSKTCRFQTFVANRISEILEHSQPTEWRHVPGIEKPADECSRRLFPDEMMENYRWVNGPDFLQQEENAWPITIKLPEPSVEDPEGSATNWIWLVYGPAEENRLRSLLERNSNYDVVMRIVAWILRFISNSKLKLLDRDKSRIGVKCIQHAANHCIKSAQLKKYFEK encoded by the exons ATGACTCTGGAACACGTCATCTCCCGTTTACCTCCGCGAATGAGAAGTAGCTGGGGCGTGAAAGTGTACCGGATGACTCCAACACGAGCTACTCTCAATGATCTAGCAAAGTGGATAGACGAGATGGTGATGGGTGAATTGATGACCAGGCCGTCTACTCATAGATCACCAACTccacagaaggaaaagaaagcggGAAGTGCTAAGCCTTCCACCAAACCCACTCCTCTCTTTGGTAAAGGTCCTGTTGTTTTTCACACCTCCACAACTCCACCAGTCAAGAAACCGCAGCAAAGTCCTCCCTCTGAGAGTAATTCGTCATCGCTGAAGAAAGGCGTTATTATGAAATGCATTTATTGTGATAACGCCCATTCGATAAAAACCTGTTCCACATTCAAAGCTCTAGATGTTGCAACTAGAGTGGAGTgggtaaaagagaaacgattaTGTTTCAGGTGTCTGATTGGAACACATCGGGGAACTGAGTGTCCCACCGAAATCGTCTGCAAAATTGGGAACTGTGGTCAACGACCCCACCCTCTATTGCACGGAGCACCTCGAGTTTACACCGCGAATGCTTCAACCACTAAAAATGCAGGCCAGCCATCAGCAAAATCGTCTGATGGTCGCGCAATGACCATTAAAAATAGGGATATGGCTATCAACACTTCCCTAGCTATTGTTCCTGTGTTACTTCAAGCTAACGGGGtggaaatagaaacttttgCTTTTCTAGATCCAGGAGCGACCGTTAACTTAATTCGAGAAGATGTAGCTAAACAGCTCAAATGCAAAGGGAATGCAAGGAATGTATCCTTTGGCTCGTTTCACGGCCAAGACCCACAGTTTCAATCGACTACGGTTAGTCTGACTGTGAAGGGTCGTGATAGATCTTTCAAATTGGATTTAAAGCAAGTTTCTACTGTGCCGACTCAGTACCTAAAGTTACCATGCCCACCGAAGGAGTTAATGGAGATCCGAAGTCGTTACCCTCATCTCGAAGACGTAAAATTGGTTGATGTTGGAGAACCAACCATCCTTATTGGAGCGGGAAACCAATGGCTGCACTTACGTCTCGATGAAAGACTACCTCCTGTTGGAACCGACGCTCCCTTTGGTTTATTGACGCCATTTGGTTGGACTTGCGTTGGCGATCTAACATTAGGGACGCAGCAGCATGATTCAACGGTTTATCGTTCAAACAAACCACTGATGACGGTGCAAAAACTCTGCTACCTTGTACAAGAATCACCGACGGAAGCACTACTTTTACGTCAAGTCGAGGAATTGTGGGAAACGGAAAGCTTTCCAATTGTAACTCCGGCTCAACCGCTAGAATCAACCGAGGATAAACTAGCGAGGCAGAAACTCGATGCAACTATTCAATTCGACGGAACCAGGTATGAAGTAGGTCTACCATGGGTTTCAGATGCTATCGCATTATCCGACAATTACAATAGTGCATTGCGTCGACTTTTCTCTATCGAAAACAAATTCGTTCACAATTCTAATTTTGCTGAAAGATACAAAGCCGTAATCGATTACTATGTGGCAAAGGGATTCGCGCGGCCTCTCAAAGAAAGTGAATTGAAGGGCACCTTTGGGAGAAATTGGTACCTTCCCCATCATGGAGTCGTAAGTCCTCGAAAACCCGAAAAGGTTAGGGTGGTCTTTGACGCTTCGGCAAACTTTCAAGGAGTTGCGCTCAACGAAGTGCTCTTAAAGGGTCCCAATCTCATCAATGACATAGGTGCTACCCTTCTACTCTTCAGAGAAAAGTCGGTGTCCCTATCTGGGGATAttcaacaaatattttttcaagttGGCGTAAAGAAAGAAGACCGTTCCGCCCTACGATTTCTATGGCGTCCATCTGGCTCTCGAAAAAGACCCACCGTATATGAAATGCAGCGACAAATCTTTGGATCAGTTTCATCCCCTTTCATCTGCTCCCAAGTCCTTCGACATATTGCTGACCTACATCGTGAAGAATTTCCCGAAGCTGCTGAACGAGTCTACAAGAACTTCTATGTAGATAACCTTCTGGATTCTTTTTACACCGAAGAGAAAGCTAGTCGAGCGGTCAAAGATTCTACAGCATTGCTAAAAAAGGGAGGATTCCACCTGAACCAATGGCTCTCTTCATCTCGATGGGTATTGTTACGTGTACCAGATGGTGATCGTAATCAGCCTCGCCTGAACTTGGATCTAGAAGATTTGCCCACGGAGAGAACCTTAGGTGTGTTATATGATAGCGGAAGTGACAGCTTCATCTTTGATGTTAAAACCGACGTCGAAGCGAGTGCTAAGCGTCGAATCTTGTGTGCTGTGTCCACCTTGTATGACCCACTGGGGTTTTTATCACCAGTGATCCTTAGCGCCAAAAGAATTCTACAAGAATTGTGGCTTGTCGGTGTTGACTGGGATGACCAAGTTCCCGAAGTAATTCAACACCAGTGGAACAAGTGGACTACTAATCTTAGCCAGCTCGAAGCGTTCAAGATCCCGCGAGCTCTAACTTCGTCTAGTGACATCCAAGACATTCAGCTGCATGCCTTTTGCGATGCATCCATCGTTGGGTTTGGCTCTGTG TGGATAACCTCAAAGACATGTCGCTTTCAGACGTTCGTCGCAAATCGAATATCCGAAATCTTAGAGCATTCCCAACCAACTGAATGGAGACATGTCCCAGGTATCGAAAAACCAGCTGATGAGTGCAGCAGAAGACTTTTCCCTGATGAGATGATGGAGAATTACCGTTGGGTTAATGGCCCAGACTTCTTGCAGCAAGAAGAAAACGCCTGGCCGATAACCATTAAACTTCCCGAACCTTCTGTTGAAGATCCAGAGGGATCAGCCACCAACTGGATCTGGCTCGTTTACGGCCCCGCTGAAGAAAACAGGCTCCGCTCACTTTTGGAACGAAATTCCAACTATGACGTGGTGATGCGAATTGTTGCATGGATCCTTCGTTTCATTTCCAactcaaaattgaaattgttggATCGTGACAAATCACGCATTGGTGTCAAATGCATTCAGCACGCTGCTAATCATTGCATCAAATCTGCGCAATTGAAGAAATATTTCGAAAAATAG